TTACGATGCCGTTTTTGGCGTTTTTGTTCTGCGCGGTATTCGTCAAATTTGCGCTCGGATTTTACTACAAAAAGATCGGCAAACAGACCAAATCTATCTCGCTTAGAGCCGTAGGGCAGGAGGCCGTGGGCGATGCTATTATATCTTGCGTGATCCTTGCATCCGCCGCGCTATCGTACTTCGCTGACGTCCAGATAGACGGCTATGCGGGCGCTTTGGCGTCGCTTTTTATTATCGTAAACGGCGTGCTTTTGATAAAAGAAACCTTTGATAAAATCATCGGCCAGCGCGTGGAAAAAGAGATCAGCGACGAAATTTACGCCGCCGTAAATCGCTGCGAAATCGTGCGCGGCGCATACGACCTGATACTTCACAACTACGGCGCGCAGCGATACGTAGGCTCTGTAAACGTCGAGATAGACGAGCATTTGCCCTTTAGCGAGGTTTCGCAGAGGCTAAACGAGCTTCAGATAGAAATTTACAAAATTTACAGGATTTATCTGGTTTTTGGCGTTTATAGCGTAAATTTGGGGCAGGAGCAGAGTCGCGCCTGCGTGGCGAATTTACTCTCGCGATTTAGCAGCGTGCGCGGATTTCATGCGTTTTTTATAGATACGAAGAAAAAGAGCGTGAGGTTTGACGTGGTGGTTGATTTTGCCGAGAAAAATCTAAGCCGGCTACGCGCCGAGATAGAGCGCGAGATCTCGCTAAGCTTTCCCGGGTATAAAATTTTCATCGTGATAGATAGGGAGTTTGCGTGAAAATATTTATTGCCATGGTATAATTTTATTGTTTAATAAATATTTCAAAGGAGGATATATTGAGAAAAATAATAGCCGCTTCGCTGGCGTGCTTGCTGTGTTCTAGCGCAGCGTTTGGGACGGATGCGCCTGGTTTTACGGCGGGTTTTAGCAGGGACGACGCCAAAAACGTCGTCACGGATAGCGTCTATAAACTGATGTGGCAAG
The uncultured Campylobacter sp. DNA segment above includes these coding regions:
- a CDS encoding cation diffusion facilitator family transporter; this translates as MVSNSVALISDAVNNLSDAGSSIITIFGSKLASKMPDEDHPYGYGRTEYIGGLIVSVIVLMLGFQFLKTSIENIFAPEPTNFTMPFLAFLFCAVFVKFALGFYYKKIGKQTKSISLRAVGQEAVGDAIISCVILASAALSYFADVQIDGYAGALASLFIIVNGVLLIKETFDKIIGQRVEKEISDEIYAAVNRCEIVRGAYDLILHNYGAQRYVGSVNVEIDEHLPFSEVSQRLNELQIEIYKIYRIYLVFGVYSVNLGQEQSRACVANLLSRFSSVRGFHAFFIDTKKKSVRFDVVVDFAEKNLSRLRAEIEREISLSFPGYKIFIVIDREFA